The following coding sequences lie in one Pontibacter sp. G13 genomic window:
- a CDS encoding isoprenyl transferase produces the protein MRRKEQIDPHKLPKHIAIIMDGNGRWAKSRGSERVFGHRNAITAVREAAEGCAEIGVEYLTLFAFSTENWRRPPTEVRALMTLLVETIGKEVKTLMDNGIRLRAIGNIEQLPARAQKRLAEAMETTKDNKRMTLTLALSYGARADMTQAIRDISKRIASGEISPDQIDEELVSQYLSTSYAPDPELLIRTSGEHRISNFLLWEIAYAEIFFMPKLWPDFRREDLHEAILNFQNRERRFGKISEQIQQ, from the coding sequence ATGAGAAGGAAGGAACAGATTGACCCACATAAGCTTCCCAAGCACATAGCCATCATTATGGATGGCAACGGTCGATGGGCCAAGTCTCGGGGATCAGAGCGGGTTTTCGGTCATCGAAACGCTATCACAGCAGTACGCGAAGCCGCCGAAGGATGCGCAGAGATTGGGGTTGAATATCTCACCCTCTTCGCTTTCTCTACCGAAAACTGGCGACGGCCCCCTACCGAAGTAAGGGCCCTGATGACCTTGTTGGTAGAGACCATTGGAAAGGAAGTAAAAACCCTGATGGACAATGGTATCCGCCTCAGAGCCATCGGCAATATCGAACAACTCCCCGCTAGAGCCCAAAAAAGGCTTGCTGAAGCGATGGAGACCACCAAGGATAACAAGCGCATGACCTTGACCTTGGCCCTAAGTTATGGCGCTCGCGCTGACATGACTCAGGCGATTCGAGATATTTCCAAGCGTATTGCCAGTGGGGAAATTTCACCTGACCAGATCGACGAAGAACTCGTCAGCCAATACCTCAGTACATCCTATGCGCCTGACCCAGAATTGTTGATTCGTACTTCCGGAGAACACCGGATCAGCAACTTTCTCCTCTGGGAAATCGCGTACGCGGAAATCTTTTTCATGCCCAAACTTTGGCCTGACTTCCGGCGGGAAGATCTTCATGAGGCCATTCTGAATTTTCAGAACCGCGAACGCAGATTCGGCAAAATCAGTGAACAAATCCAACAGTGA
- a CDS encoding BamA/TamA family outer membrane protein: protein MIQEILLLGNQKTKDWVVLDEMTFQKGDTIRSEFLEDYVARSKQNVFNLQLFNEVEIQVQRQRNLAFILVHLKERWYVWGSPTIGLEERNSFDFLGALGSSDFHRFVYGGYVQWMNIWGNNERLLVRGQLGFSKKLEFDFLRPTFIRTPRLDLRFGGSYRSEQELILGTESGEVQWRGLETEPLRRTLRGYVGIRHRISLYQYLEAEIGYSSYRYSDSLYSFNLNGERVNYSSRPTGNDRYPHIQFRYFVDKRDYKSYPLNGFKLQVFGKFIGPESLGTTQFGKVGVVWAHHLPLTRRWNLAYGLHHIQVLGDTLPFFEKSFIGARGREGGEVSHTLRGYEPYVLDGTSVSMAKFELKFAVMPIRTIHLGFVPFRRFQDMPLGVFISTYTDFGYIRDWSSSNQDQTFKDQLLTGYGVGLNVIGFYDMLLRIEFSRNHLGQSGVYLHTTVQIK, encoded by the coding sequence GTGATTCAGGAAATCCTGCTTTTGGGCAACCAGAAGACCAAGGACTGGGTAGTGCTGGACGAAATGACCTTCCAAAAAGGCGATACCATCAGATCAGAATTTCTGGAGGATTATGTGGCTAGAAGCAAGCAAAACGTTTTCAACCTCCAACTCTTCAATGAGGTAGAAATCCAAGTCCAACGACAACGCAATCTCGCATTCATCCTTGTTCACCTCAAAGAACGATGGTATGTATGGGGATCTCCGACCATCGGCTTGGAAGAACGAAATTCTTTTGACTTTCTCGGAGCGTTGGGCTCATCCGATTTCCACAGATTCGTCTACGGCGGCTATGTTCAGTGGATGAATATCTGGGGAAACAATGAACGGTTGTTGGTCCGAGGTCAACTGGGGTTTTCCAAAAAGCTGGAATTCGATTTTCTCCGCCCCACCTTCATTCGCACTCCAAGACTAGATCTCCGTTTCGGAGGATCTTATAGATCTGAGCAAGAGCTGATATTGGGCACAGAATCTGGGGAAGTTCAATGGCGAGGATTAGAAACCGAGCCCTTACGACGGACGCTGAGAGGCTATGTGGGAATTCGCCACAGGATCAGCCTGTACCAATATCTCGAAGCGGAAATCGGCTATTCCTCCTATCGATATAGCGATAGTCTCTATAGCTTTAATTTGAATGGAGAGCGGGTAAATTATTCATCCAGACCCACTGGAAATGATCGCTACCCACACATTCAGTTCCGATACTTTGTAGACAAGCGAGACTACAAGAGCTACCCACTGAATGGGTTCAAGCTCCAAGTATTTGGCAAGTTCATTGGGCCGGAATCACTGGGCACTACTCAGTTCGGAAAGGTTGGAGTGGTTTGGGCGCATCATCTCCCATTGACGAGGCGTTGGAATCTTGCCTATGGCTTGCATCATATACAAGTTTTAGGGGATACCCTTCCCTTTTTCGAGAAGAGTTTCATCGGAGCAAGAGGCCGAGAAGGGGGCGAAGTATCCCACACCTTGCGGGGCTACGAGCCTTATGTGCTGGATGGAACGTCAGTCTCCATGGCCAAGTTTGAGCTCAAATTTGCGGTCATGCCCATTCGTACGATCCATTTAGGCTTTGTACCTTTCCGGCGCTTTCAGGACATGCCGCTTGGCGTATTTATTTCGACCTACACAGATTTTGGATACATTCGGGATTGGAGTTCGAGCAATCAGGACCAAACATTCAAGGATCAGCTATTGACCGGCTACGGGGTTGGCTTGAATGTGATCGGTTTTTATGATATGTTGCTGAGGATCGAATTTTCCCGGAATCACCTCGGTCAAAGTGGGGTGTACCTTCATACTACGGTTCAGATCAAATGA
- a CDS encoding NAD kinase, with protein sequence MKIAIFGRITDNTDFGILAQFFAYLRRKHIPFSILHTYFQQLRQHIPEYLEESETELFYTKEDLADCRFLYCFGGDGTVLEAVRFSGKSGKPILGVNFGRLGYLASVTQRELISATEDLKREMYRIDKRSLLSVVSEPGGLFGENPYGINDLTIHKSKTNEMITVHTYINGEFLNSYWGDGLIVATPTGSTAYSLSCGGPIIFPSSATFAITPVAPHSLTVRPVVIPDDWVVSFEIQSRSGEAMVALDTRTELVKAGTAIAVKRADFKVRLLRMSTTKHVDNLRRSLMWGVDSRN encoded by the coding sequence ATGAAAATCGCCATATTTGGGCGCATTACCGATAATACGGATTTTGGTATATTGGCCCAGTTTTTTGCGTATCTGCGAAGGAAGCATATCCCATTCTCGATACTGCATACCTATTTCCAGCAATTAAGGCAACACATCCCCGAATATTTGGAGGAATCGGAAACCGAACTATTCTATACCAAGGAAGATTTGGCAGATTGTCGGTTTTTGTACTGCTTTGGGGGCGATGGTACCGTTTTGGAAGCAGTTAGGTTTTCTGGTAAGTCTGGAAAACCTATCTTGGGGGTCAATTTTGGCCGCTTAGGATATTTGGCTAGTGTGACACAACGGGAGTTGATCTCCGCTACAGAGGATCTTAAGCGCGAAATGTACCGCATCGACAAACGTTCCTTGCTCAGCGTGGTCTCGGAGCCTGGTGGATTATTTGGGGAAAATCCATATGGCATCAACGATCTGACGATCCACAAGAGCAAAACCAATGAGATGATCACGGTGCACACCTACATCAATGGGGAGTTCTTAAATTCTTATTGGGGAGATGGATTGATTGTGGCGACCCCGACGGGCTCCACTGCCTACAGCCTCTCGTGCGGAGGGCCCATCATATTTCCTAGTTCTGCAACTTTTGCCATCACTCCGGTAGCGCCTCATTCACTGACGGTCCGCCCTGTAGTGATTCCAGATGACTGGGTGGTCTCTTTTGAGATACAGTCACGGTCAGGAGAAGCGATGGTGGCATTGGATACTCGGACGGAGTTGGTGAAAGCTGGGACCGCAATCGCAGTGAAAAGAGCCGACTTCAAGGTGAGGTTGCTTCGAATGTCTACCACCAAGCATGTTGACAATTTGAGGCGAAGTCTGATGTGGGGGGTCGATTCCCGAAATTGA
- a CDS encoding M20 family metallopeptidase, producing the protein MELKHRIQSLATDIWEEVVEKRRHLHANPELSFQEKQTAAFVSAELDKLQIRHESDVAGHGVVGYIEGTKPGNGPTIALRGDMDALPIIETNDVPYKSTNPGVMHACGHDVHTSSLLGSAKILQSIRDQFSGTIKLLFQPAEEKFPGGASLMIDAGVLRNPDVQAIFGQHVMPYFPTGKIGVRPGMYMASADEIYMRVKGVGGHAAQPAHFIDPVMITSQILVTLQQVVSRSDPRTPSILSFGKVIAEGATNIIPNEVYIEGTFRTMNETWRAQAHQKIHDIAHNIAAALGGSVELDIKKGYPVLHNDEALTTQARDHIADYIGEENIIDMDLWMAAEDFSYFTHEVPGCFYRLGTRNEARGIVHGLHTPQFNIDEDAMKLSTGLMAWLAVKRLMN; encoded by the coding sequence ATGGAACTCAAACATCGGATCCAGTCCCTTGCGACGGATATCTGGGAAGAGGTGGTAGAAAAGCGCCGCCACCTCCACGCAAATCCCGAACTTTCTTTTCAAGAAAAACAGACTGCCGCCTTCGTTTCGGCAGAATTGGACAAACTCCAAATCCGCCACGAATCTGATGTGGCAGGACATGGCGTAGTGGGATACATCGAAGGCACCAAGCCCGGAAATGGCCCAACCATCGCTTTGAGAGGCGATATGGATGCCCTCCCCATCATCGAGACCAACGACGTTCCCTATAAATCAACTAACCCGGGGGTCATGCACGCCTGTGGCCATGACGTACATACTTCATCCCTCCTCGGGTCCGCCAAGATCCTTCAATCCATCCGGGATCAATTTTCCGGGACCATCAAGTTGCTCTTTCAACCTGCCGAGGAAAAATTTCCAGGAGGAGCTTCCCTTATGATCGATGCAGGGGTTTTGCGCAATCCGGACGTTCAAGCAATCTTCGGTCAGCATGTGATGCCTTATTTCCCGACGGGCAAGATCGGCGTTCGCCCCGGGATGTACATGGCATCTGCCGATGAAATCTACATGCGTGTCAAGGGAGTCGGCGGTCATGCAGCACAACCCGCGCACTTTATCGATCCGGTCATGATCACTTCCCAGATACTCGTGACGCTACAGCAGGTAGTCAGCCGAAGCGATCCTCGTACGCCGAGCATCCTTTCTTTCGGCAAAGTCATTGCAGAAGGTGCGACCAATATCATCCCGAATGAAGTGTACATCGAAGGAACTTTCCGCACCATGAACGAGACCTGGAGAGCCCAGGCCCATCAGAAGATTCACGATATCGCCCACAACATCGCCGCTGCACTGGGAGGTTCCGTGGAACTGGACATCAAGAAAGGCTACCCGGTCCTCCACAACGATGAGGCACTCACCACGCAGGCACGCGACCATATCGCGGATTACATCGGCGAGGAAAATATCATCGACATGGACCTCTGGATGGCTGCGGAAGATTTCAGCTATTTTACCCATGAAGTTCCGGGATGCTTTTACCGCTTGGGCACACGCAATGAAGCGCGCGGAATCGTTCACGGTCTCCATACGCCCCAATTCAATATCGATGAAGATGCCATGAAACTCTCCACTGGATTGATGGCTTGGCTGGCAGTCAAACGATTGATGAATTAG
- a CDS encoding family 10 glycosylhydrolase, which yields MKSAYILLLASACLLLASTVPPTDDKPPKREFRAVWVATFHNIDWPSKRGISSIDQRKEFHDLLKYQRANGMNALVVQIRPCGDALYPSLFAPWSEFLSGDQGKAPFPTYDPVEFMVEACHERNMEFHAWLNPFRVVSHVDFSELSDDHILSKHPEWTFQYGKQIYLNPGIPAVRDYLTEVVLEVVRRYDVDGIHFDDYFYPYQLPDQQLPDQEAYAAYGGDFKDIHQWRRHNIDAFIEQISDSLSSAKPHVKFGISPFGVWRNRQQDPQGSNTTAAQTSYDGLYADVRKWLKEEWVDYVAPQLYWSTEHPTAQYDQLLPWWAENSFGKHLYIGIAVFKAKQADRVAWKEPGQLPMQIEMNRNYPQVNGNIFYSANSFEGNPHGIEEVLRKDDFKFPALVPSMPWKDNVPPMAPVNLAHTSTVDFRSFTWKSPPAASDGEKPSYYVVYRIQGNQRIDLEDPRNIVAMPQSPRWIDIDFDPTKKYTYLITSVDRLHNESKTCAAVIINPVLER from the coding sequence TTGAAGTCCGCATACATTCTGCTGCTTGCCTCTGCTTGCCTGTTGCTCGCATCCACGGTTCCTCCCACTGATGACAAACCGCCCAAAAGGGAGTTTCGCGCTGTCTGGGTAGCGACTTTCCACAATATCGACTGGCCCTCCAAACGAGGGATTTCCAGCATCGATCAGCGCAAGGAATTCCACGATTTGCTCAAGTACCAACGTGCCAATGGGATGAATGCCCTTGTAGTCCAAATCCGGCCTTGTGGAGATGCGCTATATCCTAGCTTGTTTGCACCTTGGTCGGAGTTTCTGAGCGGAGATCAGGGGAAAGCGCCATTTCCTACTTACGATCCGGTGGAATTCATGGTGGAGGCATGTCATGAGCGCAACATGGAGTTTCATGCATGGCTCAATCCATTCAGGGTGGTATCCCATGTAGATTTCAGCGAATTATCCGATGATCACATCTTGTCCAAACATCCAGAATGGACCTTTCAATACGGTAAGCAGATCTATCTCAATCCGGGTATCCCGGCGGTGCGAGATTATCTGACTGAGGTCGTCCTAGAGGTTGTGCGCCGATATGATGTGGACGGAATTCATTTTGATGATTATTTCTATCCCTATCAGTTGCCGGACCAGCAGTTGCCTGATCAAGAGGCCTATGCTGCCTATGGCGGCGATTTTAAGGATATTCATCAATGGCGTAGGCACAATATCGATGCCTTCATCGAGCAGATTTCGGATAGTCTCAGCAGTGCCAAACCCCATGTGAAATTCGGGATCAGTCCCTTTGGTGTATGGCGAAATCGTCAGCAAGATCCTCAAGGGTCCAATACCACGGCGGCCCAGACTTCCTATGATGGGTTGTATGCAGATGTGCGGAAATGGCTGAAGGAGGAATGGGTAGATTATGTGGCACCTCAACTGTACTGGAGTACAGAGCATCCCACTGCCCAATATGATCAATTGCTCCCTTGGTGGGCGGAGAACTCGTTTGGGAAACACCTCTATATAGGGATTGCGGTATTCAAGGCCAAGCAAGCTGACCGGGTGGCATGGAAGGAGCCAGGACAGCTCCCGATGCAAATCGAGATGAATCGCAACTACCCGCAGGTCAATGGGAATATCTTCTACTCGGCCAATTCATTCGAAGGGAATCCACACGGGATCGAGGAGGTCCTTCGAAAAGACGACTTCAAGTTTCCTGCACTGGTTCCCAGCATGCCTTGGAAAGACAATGTGCCTCCGATGGCTCCTGTCAATCTAGCGCATACCTCTACTGTAGATTTTCGGTCTTTTACATGGAAATCACCGCCTGCTGCCTCTGACGGGGAAAAACCGTCTTATTACGTGGTTTACAGAATTCAGGGAAATCAGCGGATCGATCTGGAAGATCCTCGCAATATCGTCGCCATGCCCCAATCTCCTCGGTGGATCGATATCGATTTTGATCCTACCAAGAAATACACCTATCTCATCACCTCGGTAGATCGTCTGCACAACGAAAGCAAGACCTGTGCAGCCGTCATCATCAATCCGGTGCTTGAGCGATAG
- a CDS encoding DUF6089 family protein: MKILKSILLLLCVAFLTQDLSAQYRYGYYRVGISAGATNYLGDLDDDFPVKFTRPGIAIEGSYRMNPFMSARLSVFQGWIGATDEVSSDAERNARNLSFRSTITEVSAQVVFDFIATDRRYQFRPPFVPYVFGGIALFQFNPQAQIAGEWYDLQPLGTEGQHLASTPNGVQYPESYSLTQFSIPMGAGLRFALTRLIDLEVETGFRKTFTDYLDDVSGEYPNLEDLRSQNPIAAALSDRSNRSEFPNGLGEEYARGDRTQADWYIYSAVRLNIILDWVKCPQFR; the protein is encoded by the coding sequence ATGAAGATACTGAAGTCCATACTGTTATTGCTCTGTGTAGCCTTTCTTACACAGGACCTGTCAGCTCAGTATCGCTACGGGTATTACCGGGTAGGTATTTCAGCAGGGGCAACCAACTACTTGGGAGATCTAGATGATGATTTCCCCGTGAAATTCACGAGACCCGGAATTGCCATCGAAGGATCCTACCGCATGAATCCTTTCATGTCGGCTCGTCTCTCCGTATTCCAGGGTTGGATCGGGGCTACTGACGAAGTATCCAGCGACGCAGAGCGAAACGCACGGAACCTGAGCTTCCGTTCTACTATCACAGAAGTGAGCGCCCAGGTGGTATTCGACTTCATTGCAACGGATCGCCGTTATCAATTCCGTCCTCCATTTGTTCCTTATGTGTTTGGTGGAATCGCTTTGTTCCAATTCAATCCTCAGGCACAAATCGCTGGCGAATGGTACGACCTCCAGCCTCTGGGCACCGAGGGCCAACACCTAGCCAGTACTCCCAATGGCGTTCAATACCCCGAGTCCTACAGCTTGACTCAATTTTCCATCCCTATGGGTGCAGGATTGAGATTTGCCTTGACTCGCTTGATCGACCTGGAGGTTGAAACGGGATTTCGGAAAACCTTCACCGACTATTTGGATGACGTGAGTGGAGAGTATCCCAACTTGGAAGATCTCCGTAGCCAAAACCCCATTGCGGCTGCGTTGTCCGACCGAAGCAACCGTTCTGAGTTTCCCAATGGATTGGGGGAGGAATATGCCCGTGGAGATCGCACGCAGGCTGATTGGTACATCTACTCCGCAGTTCGTCTGAATATCATTCTGGACTGGGTAAAATGTCCTCAATTTCGCTAG
- a CDS encoding alpha/beta hydrolase, whose amino-acid sequence MDFEIKNEQGFQYVEQGQGPVLLLLHGLFGALSNFEEVIDYFSDKYRVIIPLMPIYTKSKHGASVDGLSEFVHNFVTFKGLDDMIVLGNSLGGHTGLIYTLAHPQKVKLLVLTGSSGLYETGLGSGFPKRSSYEYIQERVGYTFYSQETATKELVDEVFDILNDNFKTLRILRIARSAQRHYMGSEIVNIEVPTLLIWGLNDNITPPRVAHEFAKLLPNSELHFIDKCGHAAMMEQPALFNEILAKFLDKHLQAVAQ is encoded by the coding sequence ATGGATTTCGAAATCAAGAACGAGCAGGGGTTTCAATATGTGGAGCAGGGACAAGGCCCTGTGCTGTTGCTGTTGCATGGCCTATTCGGTGCACTAAGCAACTTTGAAGAGGTAATCGATTATTTTTCGGACAAATATCGGGTTATCATCCCCTTGATGCCCATTTACACGAAATCCAAACATGGGGCGTCTGTGGATGGCCTATCGGAATTTGTGCACAACTTTGTCACCTTCAAGGGCCTAGACGACATGATCGTTCTCGGCAACTCTCTGGGGGGGCATACAGGGTTGATTTATACCCTAGCGCACCCACAAAAAGTGAAATTACTCGTATTGACGGGTAGTTCTGGGTTGTACGAGACAGGGCTTGGTAGCGGATTCCCGAAAAGGAGTTCTTACGAGTACATTCAAGAGCGCGTAGGCTACACTTTCTATTCGCAGGAAACAGCTACGAAAGAACTTGTGGACGAAGTGTTCGATATTCTTAATGACAATTTCAAAACCTTGCGAATCTTGCGTATCGCACGGTCAGCCCAACGACACTATATGGGCTCAGAAATCGTCAATATTGAGGTACCTACACTTTTGATTTGGGGACTCAACGACAATATCACGCCTCCGCGGGTGGCGCACGAGTTTGCCAAGCTGTTGCCCAACTCAGAATTGCACTTCATTGACAAATGCGGACATGCAGCCATGATGGAGCAGCCAGCGTTGTTCAATGAGATTCTCGCTAAATTTTTGGATAAACATTTGCAAGCGGTAGCACAATGA
- a CDS encoding CBS domain-containing protein, whose amino-acid sequence MIVRDFLSDFVMPVKPTDSAGVAMQWMGEYHLAQLPIVEERKLIGIISEDAILDTPDPEANVSEIRFRGWDGAFAREGSHVYDALNLMTNLNLEVAPVLNDQDQYVGVVTIREVATGLSELFAVQSPGGVMVLQVPANSYVLSEIGRIVESEGAKVLSLYLSSVPGSGDMLITLKLNVEDLSRIVSSFNRFEYQVVHVFHRSLNPDDYKRNYDALIRYLDI is encoded by the coding sequence ATGATCGTTCGTGATTTTCTCTCAGATTTTGTCATGCCAGTAAAACCCACCGATTCGGCTGGGGTAGCCATGCAATGGATGGGGGAATATCACCTAGCCCAACTTCCCATCGTGGAAGAGCGCAAATTGATTGGGATTATTTCTGAGGATGCAATCTTGGACACACCTGATCCTGAGGCCAATGTTTCGGAGATTCGGTTCCGAGGATGGGACGGTGCATTTGCCCGTGAAGGGAGCCATGTCTATGATGCGCTCAACCTCATGACAAACCTCAATCTCGAGGTCGCCCCAGTCCTAAATGATCAAGATCAATACGTAGGCGTGGTCACCATTCGAGAGGTAGCGACCGGGCTTTCTGAGCTTTTTGCAGTCCAAAGCCCCGGTGGGGTGATGGTTTTGCAAGTACCGGCCAATAGCTATGTCCTTTCCGAGATCGGCCGAATTGTAGAGTCAGAGGGTGCCAAAGTACTCAGCCTGTACCTTTCGTCTGTCCCAGGCAGTGGGGATATGCTCATCACCCTGAAGCTGAATGTGGAGGATCTTTCAAGGATTGTTTCCAGCTTCAATCGATTTGAGTATCAGGTGGTTCATGTATTCCACAGATCCTTGAATCCAGATGACTATAAGCGCAACTACGACGCACTTATCCGCTATTTGGACATCTGA
- a CDS encoding aminodeoxychorismate/anthranilate synthase component II, translated as MIVIVDNYDSFTYNLVDLVKRFVPVQVFRNDEISVDELVGKSPSGILISPGPGNPDNSGISRELVDRIKSEIPVLGVCLGHQIIGSISGAEVVKGSVPVHGKTSEIRHQNGSIFRDLPNPMTVMRYHSLVIDPAKIPNELEVLAKTDTEEIMGIRHKIYNLVGVQFHPESILSESGELMIRNWLEDVGCLPFRQKDV; from the coding sequence TTGATTGTCATTGTAGATAATTATGACTCATTCACCTACAATCTTGTCGATCTGGTCAAACGCTTTGTACCTGTTCAAGTGTTTCGCAACGATGAGATTTCGGTAGATGAGCTAGTGGGGAAGTCTCCTTCGGGGATCTTGATTTCGCCGGGACCCGGAAATCCAGACAACAGTGGCATTTCGAGGGAATTGGTGGATCGAATCAAATCCGAGATTCCTGTTTTGGGGGTATGTCTTGGGCATCAGATCATTGGTTCCATTTCTGGAGCGGAGGTGGTGAAGGGAAGTGTTCCGGTACATGGAAAGACTTCTGAAATTCGTCATCAGAATGGTTCCATTTTTCGAGACTTGCCCAATCCCATGACTGTCATGCGATACCATTCGCTGGTGATTGACCCCGCCAAAATTCCCAATGAACTTGAGGTATTGGCCAAGACCGATACAGAAGAAATCATGGGAATTCGGCATAAAATCTATAATTTGGTCGGCGTGCAGTTTCATCCCGAATCCATACTTTCCGAGTCGGGAGAACTGATGATCCGGAACTGGCTTGAGGACGTGGGATGTCTGCCTTTCCGGCAAAAAGATGTATAA
- a CDS encoding CvpA family protein codes for METGFVLNPLDIILAAIIIFGMYRGATKGLIKRGAILLAVGTSVILGFRLRWMSEILFKDYLHLQVNDQVMMVLTFILTFVVAYIVISAMLGYLTQGLAKLKLNIDNALGALFGGVVTTLGLSVILMLLSYANFPSGPNVQGSILYQPVASFARQTFGIGATVLQEANKVSNRIAGPKGPGAQAPAANQPPNQKPASIR; via the coding sequence ATGGAAACAGGTTTTGTTCTCAACCCGCTCGATATCATCCTGGCTGCCATTATCATTTTCGGAATGTATCGTGGCGCCACCAAAGGCCTCATCAAGCGAGGAGCGATTTTGCTGGCTGTGGGTACTTCCGTGATCCTCGGGTTCCGATTGCGGTGGATGTCCGAAATCCTATTCAAGGATTACCTGCATCTTCAGGTCAATGACCAAGTGATGATGGTGCTGACATTTATCCTCACCTTTGTGGTGGCATATATCGTCATCTCCGCGATGCTTGGATACCTGACGCAAGGACTAGCCAAACTCAAGCTCAATATCGACAACGCACTTGGAGCTCTGTTTGGAGGCGTGGTCACGACTCTGGGACTCAGTGTCATATTGATGCTTTTGAGCTACGCCAATTTCCCTTCTGGTCCCAATGTCCAAGGGTCGATCTTGTATCAGCCTGTGGCGAGTTTTGCCAGACAGACCTTCGGTATTGGCGCTACCGTGCTTCAGGAAGCAAACAAAGTGTCCAACCGCATTGCGGGTCCCAAAGGACCAGGGGCACAAGCTCCTGCCGCCAACCAGCCGCCCAATCAAAAACCTGCTTCCATTCGGTAG
- a CDS encoding redoxin domain-containing protein: MKKHLILFSWLVVIQLAWAQAQTLPPFSFEAMDGTPFTSANLDPQKSTFIMLFDPYCDHCDQQATYIAEAADQFEDVQFVFVTIETDNEAIQNFRDRHFADTGLEHLNFVKDTQIRFESYFGYTDDVINIYLYKPGRKQPKYFGKETEAEQLLKFL; the protein is encoded by the coding sequence ATGAAAAAGCATCTCATCCTGTTTAGCTGGCTGGTAGTTATCCAACTAGCTTGGGCCCAAGCCCAGACATTGCCTCCCTTTTCGTTCGAGGCAATGGACGGAACCCCCTTCACATCGGCAAACCTAGATCCCCAAAAATCTACGTTTATCATGCTATTTGATCCATATTGCGATCATTGCGACCAGCAAGCCACCTACATTGCCGAAGCCGCTGACCAATTTGAGGATGTGCAATTTGTCTTCGTGACCATCGAGACCGACAATGAAGCCATCCAGAATTTTCGCGATAGACATTTTGCTGATACAGGATTGGAACATTTGAATTTTGTCAAGGACACCCAGATCAGGTTTGAGAGCTACTTTGGGTATACCGATGACGTAATCAACATTTACCTATATAAGCCAGGTCGTAAGCAACCCAAGTATTTTGGCAAGGAAACCGAGGCAGAACAATTGCTGAAGTTTTTGTAA
- a CDS encoding GatB/YqeY domain-containing protein, producing the protein MSLKATIMTDMKAAMKSKDQAALRTLRALKSAIMNVETSAGRNDEPLSEDEEMKLLVKQAKQRRDSMQQYIDNGREDLASVEKEELEVIERYLPKALAPEEIEAQVKAIMAEVGASSMKDMGKVMGIASKKMAGQADGKDISAVVKRLLS; encoded by the coding sequence ATGAGTCTGAAAGCAACCATCATGACAGATATGAAGGCAGCCATGAAATCCAAGGATCAGGCCGCCCTTCGTACCTTGAGAGCCCTGAAGTCTGCCATCATGAACGTGGAGACCTCCGCTGGAAGAAATGACGAGCCTTTGTCCGAAGATGAAGAGATGAAACTGTTGGTGAAGCAGGCCAAACAACGCCGCGACTCCATGCAGCAATACATCGACAACGGACGTGAAGATCTCGCAAGTGTGGAAAAAGAGGAGTTGGAAGTGATCGAGCGCTATCTTCCAAAGGCGCTTGCTCCGGAAGAGATCGAGGCACAAGTCAAGGCGATCATGGCAGAAGTTGGCGCTTCCTCCATGAAAGATATGGGCAAAGTGATGGGTATCGCTTCCAAAAAGATGGCCGGACAGGCTGATGGAAAGGACATCTCCGCGGTCGTCAAGCGCCTACTTAGCTAA